The following proteins come from a genomic window of Thermus sp. LT1-2-5:
- the pgi gene encoding glucose-6-phosphate isomerase, translated as MLRLDTRFLPGFAEDLRANLALLQEARERLLAKRGQKGAMLGWMDLPEDTETLREIRRFRAANPWVEDFVLLGIGGSALGPKALEAAFNESGVRFHYVDHVEPEPIQRLLKALDPAKTLVNAVSKSGATAETLAGLLVFLDWLKAHLGEAWRRHLVVTTDPKQGALRALAEREGLRAFAIPEEVGGRFSVLSPVGLLPLAFAGADLEALLMGARKANELALAPLEKSLPLQTALLHHLHRHLPVTVFMVYSERLKYLPAWFVQLHDESLGKVDREGRRVGTTALPALGPQDQHAQVQLFREGPLDKLLTLVIPESPEEDLPLPPIEELPEAGYLFGKTLFRLLKAEAEATYQALAEAGQRVYALYLSQVSPYAVGWLLQHLMWQTAFLGELWGVNAFDQPGVELGKRLTRAFLEGEG; from the coding sequence ATGCTGCGTCTGGATACCCGTTTCCTTCCCGGGTTCGCCGAGGACCTGAGGGCGAACCTCGCCCTCCTCCAGGAGGCCCGGGAGCGCCTCTTGGCCAAGCGGGGCCAAAAGGGGGCCATGCTGGGCTGGATGGACCTCCCCGAGGACACGGAGACCCTGAGGGAGATCCGCCGCTTCCGGGCGGCGAACCCGTGGGTGGAGGACTTCGTCCTCTTGGGGATCGGGGGAAGCGCCCTGGGGCCCAAGGCCCTCGAGGCCGCCTTTAACGAAAGCGGCGTGCGCTTCCACTACGTGGACCACGTGGAGCCCGAGCCCATCCAAAGGCTCCTTAAGGCCCTCGACCCCGCCAAGACCCTGGTGAACGCCGTTTCCAAGTCCGGGGCCACGGCGGAGACCCTGGCGGGGCTCCTGGTCTTCCTGGACTGGCTGAAGGCGCACCTGGGGGAGGCTTGGCGGCGGCACCTGGTGGTGACCACGGACCCCAAGCAGGGGGCCCTTCGGGCCTTGGCGGAGCGGGAAGGGCTACGGGCCTTCGCCATCCCCGAGGAAGTGGGGGGACGGTTTTCCGTCCTCTCCCCCGTGGGCCTTCTGCCCCTGGCCTTCGCCGGGGCCGACCTGGAGGCTCTCCTCATGGGGGCGCGGAAGGCCAACGAGCTGGCCCTGGCGCCCTTGGAAAAAAGCCTTCCCCTCCAGACCGCCCTCCTCCACCACCTCCACCGCCACCTGCCCGTAACCGTCTTCATGGTGTACTCCGAGCGCCTTAAATACCTGCCCGCCTGGTTCGTCCAGCTCCACGACGAGTCCTTGGGCAAGGTGGACCGGGAGGGCCGCCGGGTGGGCACCACCGCCCTGCCCGCCCTCGGCCCCCAGGACCAGCACGCCCAGGTGCAGCTTTTCCGGGAGGGCCCCTTGGACAAGCTCCTCACCCTGGTTATCCCCGAAAGCCCTGAGGAGGACCTCCCCTTGCCCCCCATAGAGGAGCTTCCGGAAGCGGGATACCTTTTCGGCAAGACCCTCTTCCGCCTCCTTAAGGCCGAGGCGGAGGCCACCTACCAGGCCCTGGCGGAGGCGGGGCAGCGGGTCTACGCCCTGTACCTTTCCCAGGTGTCCCCCTACGCCGTGGGCTGGCTTTTGCAGCACCTCATGTGGCAGACCGCCTTCTTGGGGGAGCTATGGGGGGTGAACGCCTTCGACCAGCCGGGGGTGGAACTGGGCAAGCGCCTCACCCGGGCCTTTTTGGAGGGGGAAGGTTGA
- a CDS encoding RNA methyltransferase yields MRIQSPANPKVKALAALKERKERERTGLFLVEGRREVERALKAGLALETLVLGPKALPEDRLLAESAPVLELSQEALERVSTRENPAQVLGVFRIPQRRLEGVRLPPNPLVLAVVGLEKPGNLGAILRAADGAGADLVLVAAGVDLYSPQVIRNSTGAVFALPVFPVAEKEALAFLQAQGLRLVAATPEGERLYWEEGYQKGVAFLLGAEDEGLPQAWKEVAQARVRIPMRGVADSLNVSVSAALLLYEALRQRSVAPL; encoded by the coding sequence TTGCGGATCCAAAGCCCCGCTAACCCCAAGGTGAAGGCCCTCGCCGCCCTAAAGGAGCGCAAGGAGCGGGAAAGGACGGGGCTTTTCCTGGTGGAGGGCAGGCGGGAGGTGGAACGGGCCCTGAAAGCGGGCCTCGCCCTGGAAACCCTGGTCCTAGGCCCCAAGGCGCTTCCCGAAGACCGCCTCCTGGCGGAAAGCGCCCCGGTCCTGGAGCTTTCCCAAGAGGCCCTGGAGCGGGTTTCCACCCGGGAAAACCCCGCCCAGGTCCTAGGGGTCTTCCGCATCCCCCAAAGGCGCCTGGAAGGGGTGCGCCTTCCCCCAAACCCCCTGGTCCTGGCGGTGGTGGGCCTGGAAAAGCCGGGCAACCTGGGGGCCATCCTGCGGGCGGCGGATGGGGCCGGGGCGGACCTGGTGTTGGTGGCGGCAGGGGTGGACCTCTATAGCCCCCAGGTCATCCGCAACTCCACGGGGGCGGTCTTCGCCCTGCCCGTCTTCCCCGTGGCGGAGAAGGAGGCCTTGGCCTTCCTCCAGGCCCAGGGGCTTCGCCTGGTGGCCGCCACCCCCGAGGGGGAAAGGCTTTACTGGGAGGAGGGCTACCAAAAGGGGGTGGCCTTCCTCCTGGGGGCGGAGGACGAGGGCCTCCCCCAGGCCTGGAAGGAGGTGGCCCAGGCCCGGGTGCGCATCCCCATGCGGGGGGTGGCGGATAGCCTCAACGTGAGCGTCTCCGCCGCCCTCCTCCTCTACGAGGCCCTGCGCCAGAGGTCCGTGGCGCCCTTGTAA
- the pckA gene encoding phosphoenolpyruvate carboxykinase (ATP), giving the protein MDRLSDIGIQPKKQVFWNTASPVLVEHTLARGEGLLAHKGPLVVDTTPYTGRSPKDKFVVREPEVEGEIWWGEVNQPFAPEAFQALLGRVAQYLSERDLYVQDLYAGADKRYRLGVRVVTESPWHALFARNMFILPRRFPEDDEAERFQPGFTVVHAPYFLAEPERDGTRSEVFVGISFQRRLVLIVGTKYAGEIKKSIFTVMNYLMPKRGVFPMHASANVGQGGDVAVFFGLSGTGKTTLSTDPERPLIGDDEHGWSEEGVFNFEGGCYAKVIRLSPEHEPLIYKASNQFEAILENVVVNPESRRVEWDDDSKTENTRSSYPIAHLENVVESGMAGHPKAIFFLSADAYGVLPPIARLSPEQAMYYFLSGYTARVAGTERGITEPKATFSACFGAPFLPMHPGVYARMLGEKIARHGPRVYLVNTGWTGGPYGVGRRFPLPVTRALLRAALQGVLEGVPYRQDPVFGFEVPLEVPGVPKDLLDPRATWEDKEAYDRQAHKLAALFQENFLKYADGVDEAVRRAGPRVG; this is encoded by the coding sequence ATGGACCGCCTGAGCGATATCGGCATCCAACCCAAAAAACAGGTCTTTTGGAACACCGCCTCCCCGGTATTGGTGGAGCACACCCTGGCCCGGGGCGAGGGGCTTCTGGCCCACAAGGGCCCCTTAGTGGTGGACACCACCCCCTACACCGGGAGAAGTCCCAAGGACAAGTTCGTGGTGCGGGAGCCGGAAGTGGAGGGGGAGATCTGGTGGGGAGAGGTGAACCAGCCCTTCGCCCCGGAGGCCTTCCAGGCCCTTTTGGGGCGGGTGGCCCAGTACCTTTCCGAGCGGGACCTCTACGTCCAGGATCTCTACGCCGGGGCCGACAAACGCTACCGCCTAGGGGTCAGGGTGGTGACGGAAAGCCCCTGGCACGCCCTCTTTGCCCGCAACATGTTCATCCTGCCCCGCCGCTTTCCCGAAGACGACGAGGCGGAGCGCTTCCAGCCCGGCTTCACCGTGGTCCACGCCCCCTATTTCCTGGCCGAACCCGAGCGGGACGGAACCCGGAGCGAGGTCTTCGTGGGCATCAGCTTCCAAAGGCGCCTCGTCCTCATCGTGGGCACCAAGTATGCCGGGGAGATTAAAAAGAGCATCTTCACGGTGATGAACTACCTGATGCCCAAGCGGGGGGTTTTTCCCATGCACGCTTCGGCCAACGTGGGGCAGGGGGGGGACGTGGCGGTCTTCTTTGGGCTTTCCGGCACGGGCAAAACCACGCTTTCCACCGACCCCGAAAGGCCCCTCATTGGGGACGACGAGCACGGCTGGAGCGAGGAAGGCGTGTTTAACTTTGAGGGGGGGTGTTACGCCAAGGTCATCCGCCTTTCCCCGGAGCACGAGCCCCTGATTTATAAAGCCTCCAACCAGTTTGAGGCCATTTTGGAGAACGTGGTGGTGAACCCGGAAAGCCGCCGGGTGGAGTGGGACGACGACTCCAAAACGGAAAACACCCGCTCTTCCTACCCCATCGCCCACCTGGAGAACGTGGTGGAGTCTGGGATGGCGGGCCATCCCAAGGCCATCTTCTTCCTCTCCGCCGACGCCTACGGGGTCCTTCCCCCCATCGCCCGCTTGTCCCCGGAGCAGGCCATGTACTACTTCCTTTCCGGCTACACTGCCCGGGTAGCGGGCACAGAGCGGGGCATCACCGAGCCCAAGGCCACCTTCTCCGCCTGCTTTGGAGCCCCTTTCCTCCCCATGCACCCCGGGGTCTACGCCCGGATGCTGGGGGAGAAGATCGCCCGCCACGGCCCCCGGGTGTACCTAGTGAACACCGGCTGGACCGGGGGGCCTTACGGGGTGGGCCGGCGCTTCCCCTTGCCCGTGACCCGGGCCCTCTTGCGGGCGGCCCTTCAAGGGGTTCTGGAGGGCGTTCCCTACCGCCAGGACCCCGTGTTCGGCTTTGAGGTGCCCTTGGAGGTGCCCGGGGTGCCCAAGGACCTTTTGGACCCCCGCGCCACCTGGGAGGACAAGGAAGCCTATGACCGCCAGGCCCATAAGCTCGCCGCCCTCTTCCAGGAGAACTTCCTAAAGTATGCTGATGGGGTGGACGAGGCGGTGCGCCGGGCGGGCCCCAGGGTGGGTTAA
- a CDS encoding GNAT family N-acetyltransferase produces the protein MGYVPPPTPQHGLEEGPILLKDGRTALLRRATKKDLPLFVDFLRRLSPESLRMRFFSPISPEKAAELLLSPKPEEEKVTLIVLAGDPPRIVATGEYVRVKGEDTAEVAFLVEDAYQGKGLGTLLLERLALIAAKRGVRRFQAFTLAENRQMLNVFRESGFQVRAHREGGEVEVEFEILLEEKVAERFEWREKVSTLASLHPFFFPRGVAVVGASRDPESIGYRVLENLIFGRFQGPVYPVNEAIGKEGGTVGPLLAYPSVESIPGPVDLAVIAVPKDRVLGALEACGRRGVRGAIVLTTGFTPEEARALADKARRYGMRLLGPGSLGLVHTHPEVRLAAALAPLPKAGPLAISSQSGTLGRAVMAYAEGMGLGVASFVSLGAKADLSSNDLLQFWEEDERTGVILLYLEGFGNPRRFSRLARRIGKKKPILAVHPSRDPLVRALFAQAGVIRANDLEEAFDVAALLSLGRLPENPRVRLISNASGPSNLALEALREGGLQVEHVDLGSTAKAEDFAQALGEALESEVGSVFLLFVPMGFASEEEFLRLVESASGEKLLLACAMGAPGVRARVLGQAALYRFPESAAIALARAWAYRGWRDEPLFFPDFPDLRLEEARRLLEGKKRLSREEAEALLKAFGLPLGKENGLTLHLKAEPHPLFGPVLTLLLPTPLGDQALGQRLSPLTEKDARELLKPLEGLEDPAPYREILLRLSRLLEEFPQVESVQLELQGPKVARFEVRLADPKPR, from the coding sequence ATGGGCTACGTGCCCCCGCCCACGCCCCAGCACGGCCTCGAGGAGGGCCCCATCCTCCTCAAGGACGGGCGCACCGCCCTCCTGCGCCGGGCCACCAAGAAGGACCTCCCCCTCTTCGTGGACTTCCTGAGGCGGCTTTCCCCGGAGTCCTTGCGCATGCGCTTCTTCTCCCCCATCTCCCCGGAGAAGGCGGCGGAGCTCCTCCTTTCCCCCAAGCCCGAGGAGGAAAAGGTGACCCTCATCGTCCTGGCGGGGGACCCTCCCAGGATCGTGGCCACAGGGGAGTACGTGCGGGTCAAGGGGGAGGACACCGCCGAGGTGGCCTTCCTGGTGGAGGACGCCTACCAGGGGAAGGGCCTCGGCACCCTGCTCCTGGAACGCCTGGCCCTCATCGCCGCCAAGCGGGGGGTGCGGCGCTTCCAGGCCTTCACCCTGGCGGAAAACCGCCAGATGCTGAACGTCTTCAGGGAAAGCGGCTTCCAGGTGCGGGCCCACCGGGAGGGGGGGGAGGTGGAGGTGGAGTTTGAAATCCTCCTGGAGGAGAAGGTGGCGGAGCGCTTTGAGTGGCGGGAAAAGGTTTCCACCTTGGCAAGCCTCCATCCCTTCTTCTTCCCCCGGGGGGTGGCGGTGGTGGGGGCGAGCCGCGACCCGGAAAGCATCGGCTACCGCGTCCTGGAAAACCTCATCTTCGGCCGCTTCCAAGGGCCCGTCTACCCGGTGAACGAGGCCATCGGCAAGGAAGGGGGCACGGTGGGCCCCCTTCTCGCCTACCCCAGCGTGGAGAGCATCCCGGGCCCCGTGGACCTGGCGGTGATCGCCGTACCCAAGGACCGGGTCTTGGGGGCCTTGGAGGCCTGCGGCCGCAGGGGGGTTCGGGGGGCCATCGTCCTCACCACGGGCTTCACCCCGGAAGAGGCCCGGGCCCTGGCGGACAAGGCCCGCCGCTACGGCATGCGCCTCTTGGGGCCCGGCTCCTTGGGCCTCGTGCACACCCACCCCGAGGTGCGCCTGGCGGCGGCCTTGGCCCCTTTGCCCAAGGCGGGACCCTTGGCCATCTCCAGCCAGTCGGGCACCCTGGGCCGGGCGGTGATGGCCTACGCCGAGGGGATGGGCCTCGGCGTAGCCTCCTTCGTGTCCTTGGGCGCCAAGGCAGACCTCTCCTCCAACGATCTCCTGCAGTTTTGGGAGGAGGACGAGCGCACCGGGGTAATCCTCCTCTACCTGGAGGGCTTCGGCAATCCCCGGCGCTTTTCCCGCCTGGCCCGCAGGATCGGCAAAAAGAAGCCCATCCTGGCCGTCCACCCCTCCCGCGACCCCTTGGTGCGGGCCCTCTTCGCCCAGGCGGGGGTGATCCGGGCCAACGACCTGGAGGAGGCCTTTGACGTGGCCGCCCTCCTCTCCCTGGGCCGCCTGCCCGAGAACCCCCGGGTCCGCCTCATCTCCAACGCTTCCGGCCCCTCCAACCTGGCCCTGGAGGCGCTTCGGGAAGGGGGGCTTCAGGTGGAGCACGTGGACCTGGGCTCCACCGCCAAGGCGGAGGACTTCGCCCAGGCCCTGGGGGAGGCCCTGGAGAGCGAGGTGGGGAGCGTCTTCCTCCTCTTCGTCCCCATGGGCTTCGCCTCCGAGGAGGAGTTCTTGCGCCTGGTGGAAAGCGCCTCGGGGGAAAAGCTCCTCCTGGCCTGCGCCATGGGGGCGCCGGGGGTGCGGGCCCGGGTGCTGGGCCAGGCGGCGCTTTACCGCTTTCCCGAGTCGGCGGCCATCGCCTTGGCCCGGGCCTGGGCCTATCGGGGCTGGCGGGATGAGCCCCTTTTCTTCCCGGACTTTCCAGACCTCCGCCTGGAGGAGGCGAGGCGGCTTCTGGAGGGCAAGAAGCGGCTAAGCCGCGAGGAGGCGGAGGCTCTGCTAAAGGCCTTTGGCCTCCCCTTGGGGAAGGAAAACGGCCTCACCCTCCACCTCAAGGCCGAGCCCCATCCCCTCTTCGGCCCCGTGCTCACCCTCCTCCTGCCCACCCCCTTGGGGGACCAGGCCCTGGGCCAGCGCCTTTCCCCCCTCACGGAAAAGGACGCCCGGGAACTCCTAAAGCCCCTGGAGGGCCTCGAGGACCCCGCCCCATACCGGGAGATCCTCCTCCGCCTCTCCCGCCTCCTGGAGGAGTTCCCCCAGGTGGAAAGCGTCCAGTTGGAACTCCAAGGGCCCAAGGTGGCCCGCTTCGAGGTGCGCCTTGCGGATCCAAAGCCCCGCTAA